One Sinobacterium caligoides genomic window carries:
- a CDS encoding tetratricopeptide repeat-containing sulfotransferase family protein: protein MEQQRIIQTISLLSQQGNHAEAIKRCHDILRQQPKSQKILLLLSQLQLKENDFKRALATVEQAYEIDKAQAEIALQRALTLFRCGKNACALAALSSLRSYAEKNDNGPLLIKVGHIYTMMEQHQPAYECLKLADTTQPNSEIVSAKLLACEMAVGKTTAAITRVNKLISAAPQQTEFYYNRATLGHWSKGNNHIEQLHAVIRQCQNPAQALPVHYALSKELEDCGEYQDSFAALKQGYEIKRKLMRYDVANDIAAIDQIISSYDKQWFKQAINTAGLEQELSPVFILGLPRTGSSLVDKILSSHSRVSSMGEVRDWAMTMVRQSQGAGSNKFDLINTITRCDMKPIADEYVAAINGYAHQGPILVDKTPNNYLYLGIIKAAMPNAKIIEIKRNPMDSCYAMLKTLFRDGYPFSYSLDDLARYYHRYHLLMEHWFQLLDGDIIQLHYEDVVSHQERHSRRVIAELGLDWEAQCLDFHRYGTVTATASVAQTNRPVYSGSVNNWLNYRDFLAPLADRLASLGVDY, encoded by the coding sequence GTGGAACAACAAAGAATAATTCAAACAATATCCCTTCTGAGCCAGCAGGGTAATCACGCTGAAGCGATTAAACGCTGCCACGACATACTCCGTCAACAACCAAAGTCGCAGAAAATATTGTTGTTGCTTAGTCAGTTACAGCTGAAAGAGAATGATTTTAAGCGAGCTTTAGCGACGGTTGAGCAGGCCTATGAAATTGATAAAGCCCAAGCTGAAATTGCATTACAGCGGGCTTTGACACTATTTCGTTGTGGTAAAAACGCATGTGCACTGGCAGCTTTATCATCATTACGAAGCTACGCTGAAAAGAACGATAACGGCCCACTACTGATCAAAGTAGGGCACATCTATACCATGATGGAGCAACATCAGCCTGCCTATGAATGTCTCAAGCTAGCAGATACGACTCAGCCCAATAGCGAAATAGTTAGCGCTAAATTATTGGCTTGTGAGATGGCAGTAGGTAAAACCACTGCGGCGATCACACGAGTTAACAAGTTGATCAGTGCAGCACCGCAACAGACCGAGTTCTATTACAATCGAGCAACACTGGGTCATTGGTCTAAGGGCAACAATCATATTGAGCAACTCCATGCTGTAATTCGTCAGTGCCAAAACCCTGCTCAGGCATTGCCAGTACACTATGCCTTGTCGAAAGAGTTGGAAGACTGCGGTGAGTACCAAGATAGCTTTGCCGCACTTAAGCAAGGCTATGAAATTAAAAGAAAGTTGATGCGTTACGATGTTGCTAACGATATCGCCGCGATCGACCAGATAATCAGTAGCTACGATAAGCAGTGGTTCAAACAGGCCATCAATACAGCAGGGCTAGAGCAAGAGCTATCACCCGTCTTTATCCTTGGCTTGCCTCGTACAGGTTCAAGCTTGGTCGATAAAATACTCTCTTCCCACAGTCGCGTCTCCTCCATGGGTGAAGTAAGAGACTGGGCAATGACCATGGTCCGTCAATCGCAGGGGGCAGGCAGTAATAAGTTTGACCTGATTAATACCATTACACGATGTGATATGAAGCCGATTGCGGATGAGTATGTCGCTGCAATCAATGGCTATGCGCATCAAGGCCCGATACTCGTTGACAAGACGCCCAATAATTACCTGTATCTCGGCATTATCAAGGCTGCGATGCCTAATGCAAAGATCATAGAAATTAAGCGCAACCCAATGGATAGCTGCTATGCCATGTTGAAAACGCTATTTCGCGATGGCTATCCTTTCAGTTATTCGCTAGATGATCTAGCACGCTATTATCATCGGTATCATTTGTTGATGGAACATTGGTTTCAATTGCTCGATGGTGACATTATTCAGCTGCACTATGAGGATGTCGTTAGCCACCAAGAGCGGCATAGTCGACGCGTTATTGCTGAGCTAGGGCTAGATTGGGAGGCGCAATGTCTCGACTTTCATCGTTACGGAACTGTAACTGCGACAGCCAGTGTGGCCCAAACAAACCGTCCAGTCTATTCAGGCTCTGTAAATAACTGGTTGAATTATCGTGATTTCCTGGCGCCACTGGCAGATAGGCTAGCGAGCTTGGGGGTGGATTACTAG
- a CDS encoding choice-of-anchor D domain-containing protein, with product MKYKAIAASIATVIFSASGLTQAEVIFSEDFQDGNISGWTSSGSGSATLNQYAGNYSLRVNQSAAATAAISTAGYVDVSVALNLAAHSLEASDECYAQASVDGGTSWVTLLTVANGNDNSAFLSYSGSPSDADDNSDFQLRVLAAGDRKNDYCYLDNITVEGSAGNVEPAPEITVSGTSALGSVLLGASTSSVITIKNDGDASLVLGGLSGLSAPFSLSSDDCSNSTLSAGVSCSANVLFTPTSVASYSDALIISSNDSDESSYSFDVTGSGIEEGGNPVCAYDCLSGDGDVSRSTVTYSELTGSAGDGSLVDFSGFTLPEAAANPSNTFQGSLKFTGVERGWKRITDPHRYATLSGIKQLPDFDYTFVQHGTHIIPQQRGLITSASALGEWDLILEPGRVWDESSDNGYSRAAMPFTLVEYNQNCTHNGVLSFLFKDGGEISNVQYQVASETCAYYQFNLYGRLAASYSESAVAGAESIKSAYETEVSSRMPIKAISELATDYPNASVDISKIASDQNADDMTLYGVVYNGVHYVGGCETRYGTYPFCDVMSLPSYSTAKSVVGALSLMRLQQKYPGAKDAIVKDYVSECDNSTKWGSVTLENALDMATGNYNSSNYEKDEVDSAVDWLYSNSHSEKVDISCNFYSHKEDAGKTWVYHSSDSYLVGRGVNDYLQNEEGGSKEFFADMLVADVFAPLGLSPSMSQSIRTTDSESAALTALGLFYHRDDVVKLAAMLNNDNGAINGTQVLDADMVNAALQRDANDRGLPLDPSENTPTAYYNDSFWSYDLNASSVMQNCSKETWVPYMSGYGGIGIQLLPNGMTYYFFSDGSDFSFTTTTNELDKISPLCD from the coding sequence ATGAAATACAAAGCGATTGCGGCGAGTATCGCCACAGTAATTTTCTCGGCGTCAGGGCTGACGCAGGCTGAAGTCATCTTTAGCGAGGATTTTCAAGACGGTAATATCAGCGGCTGGACGTCATCAGGTTCAGGCTCAGCCACGCTAAACCAATATGCTGGCAACTATTCGCTCCGCGTTAATCAGAGCGCAGCAGCAACGGCTGCTATCTCAACCGCTGGCTACGTCGACGTTTCAGTTGCATTGAACTTGGCGGCACATTCCTTAGAAGCAAGTGATGAGTGCTATGCACAGGCCTCGGTAGACGGTGGAACCAGTTGGGTGACGTTACTCACCGTTGCCAACGGCAACGATAACTCAGCATTTCTCAGCTATAGCGGCTCTCCGAGTGATGCCGACGACAACAGTGACTTTCAACTACGTGTGTTAGCTGCGGGCGATCGTAAGAATGACTATTGTTATCTGGATAATATTACCGTGGAAGGTAGTGCTGGAAATGTTGAGCCGGCACCAGAGATCACGGTATCGGGTACATCGGCCTTAGGTTCTGTCTTGCTGGGGGCATCGACGAGTTCTGTTATCACGATCAAGAATGACGGTGATGCTTCGCTGGTATTGGGCGGACTCTCTGGCCTATCTGCACCTTTTAGCCTTAGTAGTGATGATTGCAGTAATAGCACTTTAAGCGCAGGTGTTAGTTGCAGTGCCAACGTACTATTCACGCCTACTTCGGTAGCCTCGTATAGTGACGCGTTAATCATTAGCTCGAATGACAGTGACGAGTCGTCCTATAGCTTTGATGTCACCGGCAGCGGTATAGAGGAGGGCGGCAATCCGGTGTGTGCTTATGACTGTTTAAGCGGCGACGGTGACGTCTCGCGCTCAACGGTTACCTACAGTGAGTTAACGGGGAGTGCAGGCGATGGCAGCTTGGTTGATTTCAGTGGCTTTACGCTACCTGAGGCTGCTGCCAACCCAAGCAATACCTTTCAGGGAAGTCTTAAATTCACAGGGGTTGAGCGGGGTTGGAAAAGAATCACTGATCCACATCGTTACGCCACGTTAAGCGGTATTAAGCAGCTGCCGGATTTCGATTATACGTTTGTTCAACACGGGACCCATATTATTCCGCAACAGCGCGGCTTAATTACCTCGGCTTCGGCTCTGGGCGAGTGGGACTTGATCCTAGAACCTGGCCGCGTATGGGATGAGAGCAGTGATAATGGCTATAGCCGTGCGGCAATGCCTTTTACCCTTGTTGAGTACAATCAGAACTGTACCCATAACGGTGTCTTGAGCTTCCTCTTTAAAGATGGCGGCGAGATCTCCAATGTGCAGTATCAAGTGGCCTCTGAAACATGCGCCTATTACCAGTTTAATCTGTACGGTAGGCTAGCGGCTAGCTATAGCGAAAGCGCAGTTGCCGGTGCGGAGTCAATCAAGAGTGCTTATGAGACTGAAGTATCGAGCCGTATGCCGATCAAGGCGATCAGTGAACTCGCGACGGATTATCCGAACGCCTCTGTCGATATCAGTAAGATTGCCTCAGACCAGAATGCCGATGATATGACGCTGTACGGCGTTGTTTACAATGGTGTGCATTATGTCGGCGGCTGTGAGACACGTTATGGTACTTATCCATTCTGTGACGTGATGAGTCTGCCTTCCTACTCTACGGCAAAATCCGTCGTCGGTGCTTTGAGCCTAATGCGTTTGCAGCAAAAGTACCCAGGAGCTAAAGATGCAATCGTCAAAGATTATGTCTCTGAGTGCGACAACAGCACGAAGTGGGGCAGTGTCACGCTAGAGAACGCACTTGATATGGCCACGGGTAACTATAACTCTTCAAACTATGAGAAAGATGAGGTTGATTCCGCGGTCGACTGGTTGTACAGCAACAGCCATAGCGAGAAGGTCGATATCTCTTGTAACTTCTATAGCCATAAAGAAGATGCCGGCAAAACTTGGGTCTATCATTCGTCAGATTCCTACTTAGTCGGCCGCGGTGTTAATGACTACCTGCAGAACGAAGAAGGCGGGAGCAAAGAGTTCTTCGCTGATATGTTGGTGGCCGATGTCTTTGCACCACTGGGCTTGAGCCCGTCCATGTCACAGTCGATACGTACTACCGACAGTGAGTCGGCCGCTTTGACTGCATTGGGCTTGTTCTATCATCGTGACGATGTCGTTAAGCTGGCGGCAATGCTCAACAATGACAACGGCGCCATCAATGGCACACAAGTCTTGGATGCTGATATGGTCAATGCCGCGCTACAGCGAGATGCTAATGACCGCGGCTTGCCCCTAGACCCATCCGAAAATACGCCAACGGCCTATTACAACGATAGCTTCTGGTCTTACGACCTTAACGCATCGTCTGTGATGCAAAACTGCTCGAAGGAAACTTGGGTGCCTTACATGTCGGGTTATGGCGGTATCGGTATCCAATTGTTGCCCAACGGCATGACCTATTACTTCTTCAGCGATGGCTCTGACTTCTCGTTTACCACGACAACGAATGAGCTCGATAAGATAAGCCCGCTGTGTGATTAG
- a CDS encoding bile acid:sodium symporter family protein — translation MLININRFFPVFALIGAITAYCIPEWFADLKLMIVPLLIVIMLSMGLTLSLDDFSAAIKQKRAVLVGLILQFSIMPIGALLISLALGLDRDNVIGMVLVGSVAGGTASNVICYLAKGDVALSITMTAISTLAGVLLTPLIISLLLGHVIDVPLSAMLISLVKIVLMPVTIGVLINHYFRAQVSKITPILPLVSILAIVLAISIIVGLNAGQFDKIGPIILVAVVLHNSLGLAAGYLCCRLLGFNHTVCKTISIEVGLQNSGLATALCIKFFSPASALPAAIFSIWHNLSGSLIAGYWSSRGVRGDGGESPTF, via the coding sequence ATGCTAATTAACATCAACCGATTTTTCCCAGTTTTTGCGCTGATTGGCGCAATCACGGCGTACTGTATCCCCGAATGGTTTGCCGATCTCAAGTTGATGATCGTGCCGCTGCTGATTGTTATCATGCTCTCTATGGGGCTCACTCTTAGCTTGGATGATTTTTCAGCGGCGATAAAACAGAAGAGGGCTGTCCTCGTTGGCTTGATTTTACAATTTAGCATCATGCCCATAGGCGCACTGTTAATCAGTCTAGCGTTAGGTTTAGATCGTGATAATGTCATTGGCATGGTACTGGTCGGCAGTGTCGCCGGTGGCACGGCCTCAAACGTGATCTGCTATCTCGCAAAAGGTGATGTCGCATTGTCGATTACCATGACGGCGATTTCGACGCTAGCGGGAGTGTTGCTGACGCCGCTGATTATTAGTCTGCTGTTAGGCCATGTAATCGATGTCCCGCTATCAGCAATGCTGATCAGTCTGGTTAAGATTGTGCTAATGCCGGTGACCATCGGTGTGCTGATCAATCATTATTTTCGCGCCCAGGTCAGCAAGATCACCCCCATATTGCCACTGGTATCGATACTGGCGATAGTCTTGGCCATCAGTATTATCGTGGGATTGAATGCGGGGCAGTTTGATAAGATAGGCCCAATCATACTCGTCGCTGTCGTATTACATAACAGCCTAGGGCTAGCAGCGGGTTACCTCTGTTGCCGCCTGTTAGGGTTCAACCATACCGTTTGTAAAACCATCTCAATAGAAGTGGGCCTACAAAACTCCGGCCTCGCTACCGCGTTATGCATTAAGTTTTTCAGCCCAGCATCGGCACTGCCCGCCGCAATATTCTCTATCTGGCACAACCTATCAGGCTCGCTGATCGCGGGGTATTGGTCTAGTAGGGGAGTTAGGGGGGATGGGGGGGAGAGTCCCACTTTTTAG
- a CDS encoding MFS transporter, translated as MHNNITADASPSFIPTTKADGEIARVILSFLATAGLFYVNIMPALINGLIEGLHFSNKEAGMVGSANVYGAALGAFTAVFIIKHIAWRKTAVFLLLSLIVIDLLSSQLSSANLLIIIRFIHGFFGGLLVGIGFSIISRTTNTERTFGYLLTVQFGLGGLGIMYLPGLVPEYGTSILFYTLIAFSAVTLMMLPFLSRYEVEKKTSVDEPNKPLNVKGLLLVLLATFLFQAANMGIYAYIIGMGKQFGLEMDFITNTLGVAAWIAIAGSVLVIFISTKFGRIIPISIGVILTAVGCAILHYSDIKSVYWISNVAVGITWAFVISYLLGMCADFDSSGQTAALGGFASKMGLASGPLAAAFLITGDSYTVMINISVIAVLGCLVVVIPPALYLDRKA; from the coding sequence ATGCATAATAATATTACGGCAGATGCTAGCCCGAGTTTTATCCCAACCACCAAAGCCGATGGTGAAATTGCCCGCGTCATATTGTCATTTCTAGCTACGGCTGGTTTATTTTACGTCAATATTATGCCTGCGCTAATTAACGGTCTTATCGAGGGGCTACACTTTAGTAACAAAGAGGCGGGCATGGTAGGTTCTGCTAACGTTTATGGTGCAGCGCTCGGCGCATTTACTGCAGTCTTCATCATTAAACATATCGCCTGGCGTAAAACAGCCGTTTTCTTACTGCTTAGTCTCATTGTTATTGATTTGCTCTCTTCTCAACTCAGCTCTGCGAACTTGTTGATTATCATTCGTTTTATTCATGGCTTCTTTGGTGGCTTATTGGTTGGCATCGGCTTCTCCATCATCTCGCGAACAACCAATACAGAGCGGACATTTGGTTATCTATTGACCGTACAGTTTGGTCTAGGTGGGTTAGGGATCATGTACCTGCCCGGGTTAGTCCCAGAGTATGGCACCTCGATACTGTTCTATACGTTGATCGCCTTTAGTGCTGTGACACTGATGATGTTGCCTTTCTTATCGCGCTATGAGGTCGAGAAAAAAACTTCAGTCGATGAGCCAAACAAGCCCCTTAATGTCAAAGGGCTATTACTTGTGCTGCTGGCAACCTTTCTCTTTCAGGCGGCAAACATGGGCATTTATGCCTATATCATTGGCATGGGTAAGCAGTTTGGCTTAGAGATGGACTTCATCACTAATACGCTGGGTGTTGCGGCCTGGATCGCCATCGCTGGCTCTGTTCTGGTCATCTTTATATCGACAAAGTTTGGCCGCATCATTCCCATTAGTATTGGCGTTATTCTCACCGCCGTTGGTTGCGCTATATTGCATTACTCAGATATTAAGAGTGTCTATTGGATTTCTAATGTGGCAGTTGGTATCACTTGGGCCTTTGTTATCTCGTATCTTTTAGGTATGTGTGCAGACTTTGATAGCTCTGGCCAAACTGCCGCACTGGGCGGATTCGCGTCAAAAATGGGCTTGGCAAGTGGTCCTCTGGCGGCTGCCTTTCTGATCACCGGTGACAGTTATACGGTGATGATAAATATTTCCGTAATAGCTGTTCTCGGTTGTCTTGTCGTTGTTATTCCACCGGCCTTATACCTTGATAGGAAGGCGTAG